The Oncorhynchus tshawytscha isolate Ot180627B unplaced genomic scaffold, Otsh_v2.0 Un_contig_842_pilon_pilon, whole genome shotgun sequence nucleotide sequence tatataaatatatgacAGGACTGTGTAACAGCtaactatataaatatatgacAGGACTGTGTAACAGTtaactatataaatatatgacAGGACTGTGTAACAGTtaactatataaatatatgacAGGACTGTGTAACAGCtaactatataaatatatgacAGGACTGTGTAACAGGAGTtaactatataaatatatgacAGGACTGTGTAACAGCtaactatataaatatatgacAGGACTGTGTAACAGCtaactatataaatatatgacAGGACTGTGTAACAGTtaactatataaatatatgacAGGACTGTGTAACAGCtaactatataaatatatgacAGGACTGTGTAACAGCtaactatataaatatatgacAGGACTGTGTAACAGCtaactatataaatatatgacAGGACTGTGTAACAGCtaactatataaatatatgacAGGACTGTGTAACAGCtaactatataaatatatgacAGGACTGTGTAACAGctaactatataaatatattaatatatattaatTTAAAGAAGTGTATGTTTAGTTAGACCGGTCTTGCTTTTAGTGATGCATTTCACAGAAAACATATTTATGGATGATCATTTTCAAAGGTTAATTTGTGAGGGTTTGTGTTTGCAACAGTCTTTGCAGATGACGAGCGGTCTACTCAGTGTTGCAGTCGGAGTTGTGTTTGCTGCCACTCGGGATGCGAGCCAGTCCCTTTTAACCACGTTCAGAGTCGCGCCCTTCACTGGACTACTAGTGAGTAGCGGTAGCATTGTCTTTTAATCGTTACATCTTATTTGTTTAAACGTCGAGGATCCCTTTGGAAATACTGAAAGTCTTCTGATGAAGGTTTTCAAGAGTACTACTCTGGGGTCAAATTCACAGCTTGTTGGATGCATATATTGTTTTTACCGACAATTCAATAGCATTGACTGTAATTTAAGGGTGAATATGTTTTACACAAAATTCTGAATGTCATATTCTCATTTCAGTGTATAATATACTGATCATGTAACTATCACTAAATTATAATTTAAGCAATTAAGTCAAATCAATTAGTAAAAAACTGTTCAGCCAAATTTCTGTTCATTAAGCAATAGTAAAATATTGATTAACACGCTTATAAAACCTATTGATAATTGCTGTCAATGTGAGGACCATTAAATGTgatccttctcttctccctcttctctctcctcagttCTTCATCGCTGGGTTGTTATCCAACCTGTTGTTCAAATTCCCCAGACTATTACCTGTGAGTCAATAGTTTTACCTGTGAGTCAATAGTTTTACCTGTAAGTCAATAGTTTTACCTGTGAGTCAATAGTTTTACCTGTGAGTCAATAGTTTTACCTGTGAGTCAATAGTTTTACCTGTGAGTCAATAGTTTTACCTGTGAGTCAATAGTTTTACCTGTGAGTCAAATGCAGAAATACCCAGCGGGCAAAACAGGTTGAACTACAACCAGATTAACGTAATAATCGCCTGCATTGGAACCAGTTTTGCCCCCTGGGTAGATTAGATTAAGATAGATTAGTTTAGATTAGAAAACCTTTACACAATAAAATGTACATTGGAATACAGACAAAATTACAAATTAAAAAACAACAGATCAGCAAGGAGATAAATGTTTTAATTGATTAAAGATTAAAACATTTGTTAATACATTGACTGTTCTGATATTCATGTTTAAATTAGACTGGATTTACGACAAACCTTGATTGAATCCTTGGCTTTGAAGAGTTTTATTTCATGTTGACACACAGTAGCCGATAGTAGAAGATCCATGTAACGCTCTGTCTTATGAACCGGTAGGTCTGCCTGTGTGTCAACATCGGCAGCATGGTCGTAGCAGTAGTTGGAGGAGTGTTGATATGCGTTGATTTGGGCATGGACATGCCTACCTGGAATCACAATGTTCAACATCATATAAAGGTAATTAGTTGTAAAAGTAgattatttttttctcatcaaagTTGACGTAGTGTAGTAATGGGATATGGCAGCATCCTGCTTGATGAAGGTCTGTCCCTGACACTTTTCTTTTGACTATTTGTGTTTCGGTAACAGCTGGAGGTGCTGATGCTCTGTGtgttggtcatggaggtgaccctctctgctgtcctctccttCTGGATCCGGGGAGCGAAACGCAGCCATTCACTGTGAACTGTTATCTGTCTGCCAGCTATTCATGGACGACCACATCCAAATATATTGACGTTTAAAAAATGAAATGATAGTGAGCGAGGATGACAATGGGGAAACATATGCTGTGTCAAAGGGCAGCGCCCGCAGTAAAGGGACTTATCATTATAATGTCATCTCTACTTGACTGTAAATGAACTAACATCTGAATTTCCAGGATAGAGAGTACTCTAAAAACGGTGTAGCTTTGACCATCAGTATGTGCCTGAATGTATGAGAAAGTACAGCAGCCTCAGATACCTTTACCCACAATCCAGCCTATGTAGGCCAGCGGTGAGTCCTCATCAAGGGGCTTGACTCACCGCCCCTACACCGATCTGTGGGTTTTAGAGTACTGTCTCAACCTCGGtgattgcctgcctgcctgcctgcctgcctgcctgcctgcctgcctgcctgcctgcctgcctgcctgcctgcctgcctccatgcctgcctgcctgcctgcctatctgCCTGCTACGAGTCCTGTCTGTGTGGTTCTTTCTGACCAGATTGGTTGTGGTCTAACTCTGCTgcgtagctacacacacacacacacacgcatgcaaacacacagcGTAGCTACACACTCCACTCAGACTGAGAACAACAGTCTTGTGGTCAAAACTagtatgcgtcccaaatggaaccctattccctatttagtgcataaCTATCATTAGCGTTGCCTCCTCATTGGTTCGTTGTTCCCTATTTCAACCAGTATCAGTTCTTCCTGTGTGACtctatctatctcagtgtgtgtgtttgcaggggTCTGTTTGTGGTTAATGATAAGAGTGTGTCTGTATCTAGCAGTAGCTTTAGGCGCTAACTGTAAAGGCTGACAGCATCAGTACATAGCTTAAGCCTACcagttgacagtttgacacagagACAGTTTGAAACAAAgccccctgttgttgttgttttcaactGCTCACATTTGGTCATCTAACAGACTGTTATCCAGAGAGAGTGCTTTGTCTTGCTCGCGTCAAACACTGTAATTGTTGTTTGAGTAAAAATCATTTCCATATTAGGCATTGGGAAAAAGCTGAAGTAATCATGTCAGATGTAGCTGTGGTGCTAAACATTAAAGAGCTTTTTAATATCCTGTTTAATACTctgcacagagagacacatagtACTGGTAACGATAAGAACAGCCAGAGAGACACATAGTACTGGTAACGATAAGAACAGCCAGAGAGACACATAGTACTGGTAACGATAAGAACAGCCAGAGAGACACATAGTACTGGTAACGATAAGAACAGCCAGAGAGACACATAGTACTGGTAACGATAAGAACAGCCAGAGAGACACATAGTACTGGTAACGATAAGAACAGCCAGAGAGACACATAGTACTGGTAACGATAAGAACAGCCAGAGACACATAGTACTGGTAACGATAAGAACAGCCAGAGAGACACATAGTACTGGTAACGATAAGAACAGCCAGAGAGACACATAGTACTGGTAACGATAAGAACAGCCAGAGAGACACATAGTACTGGTAACGATAAGAACAGCCAGAGAGACACATAGTACTGGTAACGATAAGAACAGCCAGAGAGACACATAGTACTGGTAACGATAAGAACAGCCAGAGAGACACATAGTACTGGTAACGATAAGAACAGCCAGAGAGACACATAGTACTGGTAACGATAAGAACAGCCAGGGAGACACATAGTACTGGTAACGATAAGAacagccagagagacagggaaatgTCACTTGTTTTGACGCCTCGGtcacaccgacagcgtcattgcGCAAAATcttacgcagcatcatctggatatgtgggtaacaaaagttcaacattcacctttctgctaccatttctgtcaagccgacTACACATACAGTTTGATGCATAAGTTTGATTAAGTTCTATAAATCCAAcgcaccacacagaacgcactgcaactgcctcggCAAGGCAATGCTGCAGGACAAACGCAGCttttcattggaaatgaatgtagtTCGGGTGGACCAAAATGCAATGATACTGTCGGTGTGATGGAGGCGTTAATTAACAGAATAGCTGGTAGTGAATCCCCACTAacgtctgtctggctgtctgctgAATAGCTGGTAGTGAATCCCCACTagcgtctgtctggctgtctgctgAAAAGCTGGTAGTGAATCCCCACTagcgtctgtctggctgtctgctgAATAGCTGGTAGTGAATCCCCACTAacgtctgtctggctgtctgctgAATAGCTGGTAGTGAATCCCCACTagcgtctgtctggctgtctgctgAATAGCTGGTAGTGAATCCCCACTagcgtctgtctggctgtctgctgAATAGCTGGTAGTGAATCCCCACTagcgtctgtctggctgtctgctgAATAGCTGGTAGTGAATCCCCACTagcgtctgtctggctgtctgctgAATAGCTGGTAGTGAATCCCCACTagcgtctgtctggctgtctgctgAATAGCTGGTAGTGAATCCCCACTagcgtctgtctggctgtctgctgAATAGCTGGTAGTGAATCCCCACTagcgtctgtctggctgtctgctgAGTACTTTCCATCTGTTTGCTTCCttgaataaaacataataaaacaaaTCTTCTACATTATAAACAGTGATACATATCTAGTTCATTCAAACACATATACAGTCAGAACGCGACGTACCAGCATTGGTGAAACTATTTCTTTAAGTACTGCATACATAGCAATGTTACATTTTCAATACATCCTTATGAAATGCCAAAGGCCATCGGTCTCAAAGGTGAGTGTCTGTTGCTGTCAGAGTGGTCTGTTGTTGTCAGAGtggtctgttgtgtgtctgctgTCGGAGTggtctgttgtgtgtctgttgtcAGAGTGGTATTTTGTCAGAGTggtctgttgtgtgtctgttgtcagagtggtctgttgtgtgtgttgtcagaGTGGTATTTTGTTAGAGTggtctgttgtgtgtctgttgtcAGAGTGGTCTGGTATGTGTCTAATGTCAGAGAggtctgttgtgtgtctgttgtcAGAGTGGTATTTTGTTAGAGTggtctgttgtgtgtctgttgtcAGAGTGGTCTGTTATGTGTCTGTTGTTTTCAGAATCCAGTAGAGTCCAGTAAAgaccagtagagtccagtagagacacagtagagacacaGTAGAGTCCAGTCAAGAGTCCAGTGAagagtccagtagagtccagtagagaccagtagagacacagtagagaccagtagagtccagtagagaccagtagagacacaGTAGTCCCGTAGATacacagtagagtccagtagagtccagtagataCACAGTAGATTCCAGTAGAGTCCAGTGGAGACAGAGTGGAGACCAGTAGtccagtagagttcagtagagacACAGTAGAGTCCAGAGAGACCAGTAGAATCCAGTAGAGTCCAGTCAAGACACAGTAGAGTCCAGTGGAAACCGAGTGGAGACCAGTagtccagtagagtccagtagagacacagtagagtccagtagagacacagtagagtccagtagagaccagtagtcCAGAGAGACCAGTAGAATCCAGTAGAGTCCAGTGGAGACACAGTAGAGTCCAGTGGAGACCGAGTGGAGACCAGTagtccagtagagtccagtagagacacagtagagtccagtagagaccagtagagtccagtagagacacagtagattccagtagagacacagtagagtccagtagagacACAGTAGAGTGCCCAGTGTTACAGGCGTCACTGGGCATGCTTAACAGGATAGCTTCCTCATTCAAGTCCTTACTGATCATCCGTAACACCAGTTCTCAGTGCAGTGGCATCACAGCTAGAAGAGGAAGACACATTGACAGGGTTAACAAAAAGGATTTACAAACTGTCAAACATTGTAAATGTCCAACCCCAACTGTCTGGTTACTAACTGAGCTAGAGAAAGGTTGATTTAACATGACTGTCTAACATCTAGACTGTACATCTATTGATTAGGCTCATTTGACGTCTTATGACTGTAAGAGTAGATGATTACAATGTAGCACTGTCATAACTTTTTATTATAACAGATTTCTGCACCAATGATCTGCTGCCCCCTAGCTGCTGAGCTGAGGTATAAACAACAAGTGAACCTATCACCAATTATCTGCTGCCCCCTAGCTGCTGAGCTGAGGTATAAACAACAAGTGAACCTATCACCAATTATCTGCTGCCCCCTAGCTGCTGAGCTGTGGGATGAACAACAAGTGAACCTATCACCAATGATCTGCTGCCCCCTAGCTGCTGAGCTGAGGGATGAACAACAAGTGAACCTTTTAACATAATGACCGTGCATCAACAACGCCAACGAAAGCAGAACAAACATACAGCTATGTAACATGCTATAGCACACATGGCAGAAGGACACAGAGGAGCATGAGACATGAGACCTGAGACATGAGACatgagaccagagaccagagacatgAGACCTGAGACCTGAGACCTGAGACATGAGACCTGAGACATGAGACATGAGACATGAGACATGAGACctgagaccagagaccagagaccagagacatgAGACATGAGACATGAGACCTGAGACCTGAGACCTGAGACGGACCAGAGAACCCAAAAGCTTGACACAACAAATCATCCATCACTAGGACACGGAGTGTTaactggtcaggtcacatggtcaggggAAACTCCTGGACCAACACAGCAGTCATTTAACCCTAGCAGGACACTGCcatgcatccacacacacacacacacacacacacacacacacacacacacacacacacacacacacacacacacacacacacacacacacacacacacacacacacacacacacacacacacacacacacacacacacacacacacacaaagcatgttTGCACACAGATTTGTATTCATGGTACTGACAGAGGGAGATCCCCACAGTTGTTAATGAGGCTGTGAACCAAACAGAACACCACGACACAGACCACGCTCACTCTGGCCAGACCCAATTACTTACTGAGCtaaacagccctctctctctcgctctgtgggTCAGACCACTGTAGAGAGGCCTATTGTAATATGAGAGGTCTTGCTCtggcaaaaacaaaacaacacacaaaATGCTGGTGAGAGAGAAACCAGGGAGAGCCAATGGCTGCAATGTTCACTCTTCACTCCACTGGAATGACATGACTGATTGGACAGGATGATATTGGATGACAGTGGGTGGGTTAGGAAACCTGATTGGACAGGATGATGTTGGATGACAGTGGGTGGGTTAGGACACCTGATTGGACAGGATGATATTGGATGACAGTGGGTGGGTTAGGAAACCTGATTGGACAGGATGATATTGGATGACAGTGGGTGGGTTAGGAAACCTGATTGGACAGGATGATGTTGGATGACAGTGGGTGGGTTAGGAAACCTGATTGGACAGGATGATATTGGATGACAGTGGGTGGGTTAGGAAACCTGATTGGACAGGATGATGTTGGATGACAGTGGGTGGGTTAGGAAACCTGATTGGACAGGATGATATTGGATGACAGTGGGTGGGTTAGGAAACCTGATTGGACAGGATGATGTTGGATGACAGTGGGTGGGTTAGGAAACCTGATTGGACAGGATGATGTTGGATGACAGTGGGTGGGTTAGGAAACCTGATTGGACAGGATGATGTTGGATgacagtgggtgggtgggttaggaAACCTGATTGGACAGAATGATGTTGGATGACAGTGGGTGGGTTAGGAAACCTGATTGGACAGGATGATGTTGGATGACAGTGGGTGGGTTAGGAAACCTGATTGGACAGAATGATGTTGGATGACAGTGGGTGGGTTAGGAAACCTGATTGGACAGGATGATGTTGGATGACAGTGGGTGGGTTAGGAAACCTGATTGGACAGGATGATGTTGGATGACAGTGGGTGGGTTAGGAAACCTGATTGGACAGGATGATGTTGGATgacagtgggtgggtgggttaggaAACCTGATTGGACAGGATGATGTTGGATGACAGAGGGTGGGTTAGGAAACCTGATTGGACAGGATGATGTTGGATGACAGAGGGTGGGTTAGGACACCTGAATGGACAGGATGATGTTGGATGACAGTGGGTGGGTTAGGACACCTGAATGGACAGGATGATGTTGGATGACAGTGGGTGGGTTAGGACACCTGAATGGACAGGATGATGTTGGATGACAGTGGGTGGGTTAGGACACCTGAATGGACAGGATGATGTTGGATGACAGTGGGTGGGTTAGGACACCTGAATGGACAGGATGATGTTGGATGACAGTGGGTGGGTTAGGACACCTGATTGGACAGGATGATGGATGATGTTGAAACCTGATTGACAGGATGATGTTGGATGACAGTGGTTGGGTTAGGAAACCTGATTGGACAGGATGATGTTGGATGACAGAGGGTGGGTTAGGACACCTGAATGGACAGGATGATGTTGGATGACAGAGGGTGGGTTAGGACACCTGAATGGACAGGATGATGTTGGATGACAGTGGGTGGGTTAGGACACCTGAATGGACAGGATGATGTTGGATGACAGTGGGTGGGTTAGGAAACCTGATTGGACAGGATGATGTTGGATGACAGAGGGTGGGTTAGGACACCTGAATGGACAGGATGATGTTGGATGACAGAGGGTGGGTTAGGACACCTGAATGGACAGGATGATGTTGGATGACAGTGGGTGGGTTAGGACACCTGAATGGACAGGATGATGTTGGATGACAGTGGGTGGGTTAGGAAACCTGATTGGACAGGATGATGTTGGATGACAGTGGGTGGGTTAGGAAACCTGATTGGACAGGATGATGTTGGATgacagtgggtgggtgggttaggaAACCTGATTGGACAGGATGATGTTGGATGACAGAGGGTGGGTTAGGACACCTGAATGGACAGGATGATGTTGGATGACAGTGGGTGGGTTAGGAAACCTGAATGGACAGGATGATGTTGGATGACAGTGGGTGGGTTAGGAAACCTGAATGGACAGGATGATGTTGGATGACAGTGGGTGGGTTAGGACACCTGAATGGACAGGATGATGTTGGATGACAGTGGGTGGGTTAGGACACCTGATTGGACAGGATGATGTTGGATGACAGTGGGTGGGTTAGGACACCTGAATGGACAGGATGATGTTGGATGACAGTGGGTGGGTTAGGAAACCTGATTGGACAGGATGATGTTGGATGACAGTGGGTGGGTTAGGACACCTGAATGGACAGGATGATGTTGGATGACAGTGGGTGGGTTAGGAAACCTGATTGGACAGGATGATGTTGGATGACAGTGGGTGGGTTAGGACACCTGAATGGACAGGATGATGTTGGATGACAGTGGGTGGGTTAGGACACCTGAATGGACAGGATGATGTTGGATGACAGTGGGTGGGTTAGGACACCTGAATGGACAGGATGATGTTGGATGACAGTGGGTGGGTTAGGACACCTGAATGGACAGGATGATGTTGGATGACAGAGGGTGGGTTAGGACACCTGAATGGACAGGATGATGTTGGATGACAGTGGGTGGGTTAGGACACCTGAATGGACAGGATGATGTTGGATgacagtgggtgggtgggttaggaCACCTGAATGGACAGGATGATGTTGGATGACAGAGGGTGGGTTAGGACACCTGAATGGACAGGATGATGTTGGATgacagtgggtgggtgggttaggaCACCTGAATGGACAGGATGATGTTGGATgacagtgggtgggtgggttaggaCACCTGAATGGACAGGATGATGTTGGATGACAGAGGGTGGGTTAGGACATCTGAATGGACAGGATGATGTTGGATGACAGTGGGTGGGTTAGGACACCTGAATGGACAGGATGATGTTGGATGACAGTGGGTGGGTTAGGACACCTGAATGGACAGGATGATGTTGGATGACAGTGGGTGGGTTAGGACACCTGAATGGACAGGATGATGTTGGATGACAGTGGGTGGGTTAGGACACCTGAATGGACAGGATGATGTTGGATGACAGTGGGTGGGTTAGGACACCTGAATGGACAGGATGATGTTGGATGACAGTGGGTGGGTTAGGACACCTCTGAATAAACAGAATCATTCATGTCCTAGTGTATAAAAACCTTCAGAAGATACTTCACTTCAACAGAGAGTATTCAGCAATCAGCGCAAGAACAGAGATATTTTACTGACCCACCagccctgggttcaaatactatttgaaatcttttcaTGACTTTGAGCGTTTGTTCTAGTCTGCCTTAAGTGCTTGGGACTATTCTAATAATCCATTAAACCAAGCAAGAtcaatcaagcacagattaactatttgaaatgatttcataAACTTAAACTTGTCTACACAATGTCACTATTATGTGTAAAAACCACCATTCTACTCACTGCTGTGATGAAGGTGCTGCCCTGGGCTTGGAGGACCTGGTCCTTAGGGAacagggctgggggaggggcCATCTGAGGGTGGGAGGAGCCGGGAGGCGTGGACGAACACAGGAAGGAGGAAGTGGAGTTGCTGGGTAAGGCGTCGATGATGATGTTGGGGCGGCCGTGGcctgggatggggagggagaggctgCTCAGCCCCGTCACACTGTCACTGGAGGTAGACTGGGACGATGTCTCCCCAGAGCTCTCTGTGACTGTTGGACAACACACAGAagatacaatagtcatttagtttagGAAGACTTTCAGTGAGACTTTCAGGGGGACTTTCAGGGAGACTttcagggggacagagaggaacaggacCACAGTTTCAAAGAGGAATTAGACATCCTTAGTAATGTGACAGGGACAGTAAGACACTTTAAGATGAGGACATGGGATGCATACCAGAtgactccctatatagtgcactacggttGACCAAGacttatagggctctggttaaatgtagtgcactaaatagagaagagggtgccatttgggtttcAGACATGGATACCTGTTAGGGCCTGcctgtcactcactcagtcagtcactcactcactcactcatagaAGGCTGCCtgcctgtcactcactcactcatagaAGGctgtctgtcactcactcactcactcactcactcactcactcactcactcactcactcactcactcactcactcactcactcactcactcactcactcactcactcactcacagaagGCTGCCTGTCACTCACTCATAGAAGGCTGGCTGCCCGTGTCCTGCTCCAGCTCGTCCTCCTCAATGCAGTCGTAGGGCCAGTGGCTGAAGGAGGGTACGCTGCCCAGAGGGTAGGGGTGCTGGTGGGCGTGGGGGTGCTGGTGAGCAGGCGAGGGGTACAGGTGCAGGTTGAGGGAGCCCAGCAGTGAGGAAGAGGactgggaggaggaagaggaggtgctACTGTTGGAGATGGTGGAGTGAGGCCGCTTAAAGGGCGTGGAGTGGTCGAAGGAGGACACCGCGATGGACGCCCTGGTCCTGgactctggagggagagagggaaagattggGTAGAGAACATGAACATTTCACTGTACACATTTCTATCTATGGATCATGTCTCCATGGAAGGAGGTCTCAGGCTACTCCGGGACAACCACAGAATACAGGAGGTATCAGGCCACTCCGGGACAACCACAGAATACAGGAGGTGTCAGGCTACTCTGGGACAACGACAGAACACAGGAGGTATCAGGCAACTCCGGGACAACCACAGAATACAAGAGTTTTCAAGCTACTCCGGGACAACCACAGAATACGGAGGTATCAGGCTACTCCGGGACAACCACAGAATACAGGAGGTATCAGGCTACTCCGGGACAGTGACAGAATACAGGAGGTATCAGGCTACTCTGGGACAGTGACAGAATACAGGAGGTATCAGGCTACTCCGGGACAACCACAGAATACAGGAGGTATCAGGCTACTCCGGGACAACCACAGAACACAGTTCTGAAGAGTATACACACAACATTGTCAGTGACGTAAcgttagaggagaggacagtacacTAGCCAGACAGTCAGTCTAGCATGGGGTAATGCAGAGCACGTTCCTATTCTTCCTCTTGTTTGTCTTATCTGAGCTGTACAtcttacattgtgtctagtgtttgagttgatgttacattgtgtctagtgtttgagttgatgctacattgtgtctagtgtttgagttgatgttacattgtgtctagtgtttgagttgatgttacattgtgtctagtgtttgagttgttacattgtgtctagtgtttgagttgatgttacattgtgtctagtgtttgagttgatgttacattgtgtctagtgtttgagttgatgttacattgtgtctagtgtttgagttgatgctacattgtgtctagtgtttgagttgatgctacattgtgtctagtgttccaGTTTGATGTCTAcagttgatgctacattgtgtctagtgtttgagttgatgctacattgtgtctagtgtttgagttgatgctacattgtgtctagtgtttgagttgatgctacattgtgtctagtgttccagttgatgctacattgtgtctagtgtttgagttgatgctacattgtgtctagtgttccagttgatgctacattgtgtctagtgttcgagttgatgttacattgtgtctagtgttcgagttgatgttacattgtgtctagtgtttgagttgatgctacattgtgtctagtgttcgagttgatgttacattgtgtctagtgttcgagttgatgttacattgtgtctagtgtttgagttgatgctacattgtgtctagtgttgagttgatgctacattgtgtctagtgttcgagttgatgttacattgtgtctagtgagttgatgttacattgtgtctagtgtttgagttgatgctacattgtgtctagtgtttgagttgatgctacattgtgtctagtgtttgagttgatgctacattgtgtctagtgtttgagttgatgctacattgtgtctagtgtttgagttgatgctacattgtgtctagtgtttgagttgatgctacattgtgtctagtgtttgagttgatgctacattgtgtctagtgtttgagttgatgctacattgtgtctagtgtttgagttgatgctacattgtgtctagtgtttgagttgatgctacattgtgtctagtgtttgagttgatgctacattgtgtctagtgtttgagttgatgctacattgtgtctagtgtttgagttgatgctacattgtgtctagtgtttgagttgatgctacattgtgtctagtgtttgagttgatgctacattgtgtctagtgtttgagttgatgttacattgtgtctagtgttcgagttgatgctacattgtgtctagtgttcgagttgatgtt carries:
- the si:ch211-269k10.4 gene encoding uncharacterized protein si:ch211-269k10.4 — its product is MACADIPMDILGPESEEQEYEEAGDQRGETLIKYYQATELMPAPKGPLHDLLLKQPAVLGSLQMTSGLLSVAVGVVFAATRDASQSLLTTFRVAPFTGLLFFIAGLLSNLLFKFPRLLPVCLCVNIGSMVVAVVGGVLICVDLGMDMPTWNHNVQHHIKLEVLMLCVLVMEVTLSAVLSFWIRGAKRSHSL